One part of the Magallana gigas chromosome 5, xbMagGiga1.1, whole genome shotgun sequence genome encodes these proteins:
- the LOC105344626 gene encoding epithelial membrane protein 2, whose product MDAPVMLIVALVLTICALVFQIIGLASPYWISYKGFGSANAYSGLWKTCTEIQKTTCTDIADKEDWMGAVQAMSILGFLVLVVAVVMTVLKLFVMKDNKPVLFAGIGTSFAGGIFILIAVAVYAAKTNDRFDKLNIEFDFHFAFAFSIIAMITAFAAGGVMIFGMMKE is encoded by the exons ATGGACGCCCCTGTGATGTTGATAGTGGCACTCGTGCTGACTATATGTGCATTGGTTTTCCAAATCATCGGTCTGGCAAGCCCGTATTGGATCTCCTATAAAGGATTTGGATCGGCCAATGCCTACTCCGGTTTATGGAAGACTTGTACAGAAATACAAAAGACGACATGTACAGATATTGCCGATAAAGAAG ATTGGATGGGAGCTGTACAAGCTATGAGCATTCTTGGGTTTCTAGTGTTGGTTGTCGCTGTTGTCATGACTGTTCTTAAACTTTTCGTCATGAAAGACAATAAGCCTGTCCTGTTCGCCGGAATAGGAACATCATTTGCTGGAG GGATCTTCATTTTGATAGCAGTTGCAGTCTACGCAGCGAAAACGAATGATCGTTTcgataaattaaatattgaattcgaCTTTCATTTTGCATTTGCCTTCAGTATCATTGCAATGATAACGGCCTTTGCAGCAGGGGGCGTGATGATATTCGGAATGATGAAAGAATGA